Proteins from one Malania oleifera isolate guangnan ecotype guangnan chromosome 4, ASM2987363v1, whole genome shotgun sequence genomic window:
- the LOC131153263 gene encoding RING-H2 finger protein ATL66-like, giving the protein MGSFATYSSPFVPSLLFSIPFFFLFLFSKFFTCIFLVAAQLKWAWNFLFHQSLFLHRDAVFGPPPLNTGEKLGVRPYNSAARPGEEELAAECAVCLCSIEEGEEIKELRCEHMFHSECLDRWMGYRNATCPLCRDSLVPRRMVTELGEEVLVFRFCSFGSGDRRTMWWLR; this is encoded by the coding sequence ATGGGCAGCTTCGCAACATACAGTTCTCCCTTCGtcccttcccttctcttctccaTCCCCTTCTTCTTCCTATTCCTATTCTCCAAGTTCTTCACCTGCATATTTCTCGTTGCCGCCCAGCTCAAATGGGCGTGGAACTTCCTCTTCCACCAGTCCCTCTTCCTGCACCGCGACGCCGTGTTCGGCCCGCCGCCGCTCAACACAGGGGAGAAGCTCGGCGTGAGGCCTTACAACTCGGCGGCGCGGCCCGGGGAGGAGGAGCTGGCGGCGGAGTGCGCCGTGTGCCTGTGCAGTATCGAAGAAGGGGAGGAGATAAAGGAGCTGAGGTGTGAGCATATGTTCCACAGCGAGTGCTTGGATAGGTGGATGGGTTACAGGAATGCCACTTGTCCCTTGTGCAGGGACTCTCTGGTTCCCCGGAGAATGGTGACGGAGCTGGGAGAGGAAGTGCTGGTGTTTAGGTTCTGCTCTTTTGGTTCCGGCGACCGGAGAACCATGTGGTGGCTGCGGTAA